A genomic window from Tolypothrix sp. PCC 7910 includes:
- a CDS encoding filamentous hemagglutinin N-terminal domain-containing protein — translation MNSRHQKKYAFIKRILFFCLFQSCFNLFSAATAQITPDNTLGAENSRLTPNIPINGINYDFIDGGAQRGANLFHSFSQFNINDGQRVYFINPSGVGNILTRVTGGSASNIFGTLGVLGNANLFLINPNGIVFGQNARLDVRGSFVATTANGVKFGEQGLFSATNPEAPPLLNVNPSALFFNQLNQGKITVQSKANAGISPTGGIATGLRVPNGESLLLVGGDININGGELKAFGGNIELAGLSAPGDVGLNFADNNLSLIMPDGVERADVSFTNGAVANVRGDNGGNIKINARNIKLTEASKLRAGIDVGLGTPESQGGNVVINATGTINFQAGSLISNILDSEAVGKTGDIQINTDSLNFDRSYLNVINYGQGSSGTIFLKVKNGISLSNVSGIYGGTEETSIGNSGGIQIEAGSLSLASSEINSTTYGIGNAGDIRINVRDAINLNGGVGFEGITRIITGVATEARGKAGNIQITTGSLDLKDRAFIFTPSLGAGDAGNITINARDNITFENASYARNGTASQAVGNGGEIRITTGTLSLSGGSQIDNNIEGRGDTGDITINARDSVQLDGIAGTLITGITSQSRSANAGKGGNIQVTTDSLSLTNGATLNTTTGGQGNAGDIIINAQNTVTVDGFGKRLVFDCSGAAICQTRVAENGETIQEAWLPSNISSSTLSETANGGNIRINTKNLFLKDGGRINADAISGNDGGNIFVQALDTVSLSSPEFSAFSSQISSGFLGDILGSTGKGGNINIQTGKFLLNNSALLTTTLGQGNSGNIFVDVQNSVSLINSRIFSNVEDSAIGNGGNIDINAKTILLDNSLLFAPTGGVGNAGKISVQAIDSLNLINKSSIFSSILSTAVGNGGDINILTGAFSLDTGSTIVAANLGGQGLAGDISISTENNIDFAGKSSIATFTSGQGNAGKINLQAGGNISITDESGIVGSVDKSGIGNGSDIAIQAKNFSLNDGGILQTRTTGKGNAGNISIKTIENLNIDKGILANTTNGQGDAGKIALQAGEDIYILGNVNSSDISLGSSLFSGVEVNGVGKGGDIEIQSLNLFADGAKLLANTVGQGKSGNIQINTTNNLTFKNGAQAVTSTSGQGDAGNVKVTAGGQVLFDGVDANGLKSGIQSTVGEENFFFGTGKGGNIDINARDLLITNNAQVSSSSFAEGNAGDIFINSDFVQLNNNGKIAAVTNSKDGGNINLKISDFLLLRRNSSISTTAGLAQAGGNGGNITINSPFIVAVANENSDISANAFTGKGGNVNISTQAIFGIAARPQQTNQSDITASSELGVQGQIIFTQPQVQTPQKLIELPTGLVDATTKFAQTCPRGPNAKPLGSFVVTGRGSLPPNSFEPLTGTTSLRPLASLDGENADTKQRIVETDAQIQLKEDAENSSQIIEAQGLVKTADGNMMLVAQAPTATPAATSSSAMCPGSE, via the coding sequence ATGAACTCCAGACATCAAAAAAAATATGCATTTATCAAACGCATTCTTTTTTTCTGTCTTTTTCAATCTTGTTTTAATCTTTTTTCAGCAGCTACAGCCCAAATCACACCCGACAACACTTTAGGTGCAGAAAATTCTCGCCTGACACCCAACATTCCCATTAATGGTATTAACTATGATTTTATTGATGGGGGCGCGCAACGAGGCGCTAATTTATTTCACAGTTTTAGCCAGTTTAATATTAATGATGGGCAACGAGTATATTTTATAAATCCATCTGGTGTAGGAAATATCCTCACGCGGGTGACTGGTGGAAGTGCTTCTAATATTTTCGGTACTTTGGGAGTTTTGGGTAATGCAAATTTGTTTCTTATCAACCCCAATGGTATTGTATTTGGGCAAAATGCCAGATTAGATGTCCGGGGATCATTTGTCGCCACTACCGCCAATGGAGTGAAATTTGGTGAACAAGGTTTATTTAGTGCGACAAACCCAGAAGCACCGCCACTGTTGAATGTTAATCCTTCAGCGTTATTTTTTAATCAACTCAATCAAGGGAAAATTACTGTTCAATCAAAGGCGAATGCAGGTATTAGTCCAACTGGTGGAATTGCAACAGGTTTAAGAGTCCCAAATGGTGAAAGTTTGCTGCTGGTTGGTGGAGATATCAACATTAATGGCGGAGAACTCAAAGCTTTTGGTGGAAATATTGAGTTAGCAGGGTTATCTGCACCAGGTGATGTGGGGCTGAATTTTGCAGACAACAACCTCAGTTTAATAATGCCGGATGGTGTAGAAAGAGCAGATGTATCTTTCACTAATGGGGCAGTAGCTAATGTCCGAGGTGATAACGGTGGTAATATCAAAATTAATGCTCGCAATATAAAATTAACAGAAGCCAGTAAATTGCGGGCAGGTATAGATGTTGGGTTGGGTACTCCAGAAAGCCAAGGTGGAAATGTTGTCATTAATGCAACGGGAACAATAAATTTCCAAGCAGGTAGTTTAATCTCTAATATTCTTGACTCAGAAGCTGTTGGTAAAACTGGTGATATCCAGATTAATACAGATTCATTGAATTTTGATCGGAGTTACTTAAATGTAATTAACTATGGTCAAGGTAGCAGTGGCACTATTTTTTTAAAAGTAAAAAATGGTATTTCTCTCAGCAACGTTAGCGGAATTTACGGTGGTACAGAAGAAACATCAATTGGCAATAGTGGTGGGATTCAAATAGAAGCAGGTTCTTTATCACTTGCATCTTCTGAAATCAATAGCACAACTTATGGAATAGGAAATGCTGGAGATATTCGTATCAATGTGCGCGATGCCATTAATTTAAATGGTGGAGTTGGTTTTGAGGGAATTACCAGAATCATTACTGGCGTTGCTACTGAAGCAAGAGGAAAAGCTGGAAATATTCAAATCACCACAGGGTCTTTAGATTTAAAGGATCGAGCCTTTATTTTTACTCCAAGTTTAGGAGCAGGAGACGCAGGAAATATTACAATTAATGCCCGCGATAATATTACTTTTGAAAATGCCAGTTATGCCCGTAATGGTACAGCTTCACAAGCTGTAGGTAATGGAGGCGAAATTCGCATTACAACCGGAACACTTTCCTTAAGTGGTGGCTCTCAAATAGATAATAATATTGAGGGGCGGGGTGATACTGGTGACATTACAATTAATGCCCGCGATTCAGTTCAATTAGATGGTATAGCCGGTACGCTAATTACTGGTATTACCAGCCAATCAAGGTCAGCAAATGCAGGTAAAGGTGGCAACATTCAAGTCACAACTGATTCACTATCCTTAACTAATGGAGCAACCTTAAATACTACAACTGGTGGACAAGGAAATGCAGGTGATATTATCATTAACGCACAGAATACAGTCACAGTTGATGGGTTTGGAAAAAGACTAGTTTTTGACTGTTCTGGTGCAGCAATTTGTCAAACAAGAGTAGCTGAAAATGGAGAAACTATCCAAGAGGCTTGGCTACCTAGTAACATTAGTAGTTCTACTTTAAGTGAAACAGCTAATGGTGGTAATATTCGGATCAACACGAAAAATCTCTTCTTAAAAGATGGTGGCAGAATCAACGCTGATGCTATTAGCGGGAATGATGGAGGGAACATATTTGTCCAAGCATTAGATACAGTTTCTCTTTCTAGCCCAGAATTTAGTGCTTTCTCTTCACAAATTAGCAGCGGTTTCTTGGGAGACATTTTAGGTTCTACAGGTAAGGGCGGTAATATCAATATTCAAACAGGAAAATTCCTACTCAATAATTCAGCGTTACTCACTACAACTTTAGGTCAAGGAAACTCCGGCAATATTTTTGTAGATGTTCAAAATTCTGTATCTCTAATTAACAGCAGAATCTTCAGTAATGTTGAAGATTCTGCTATAGGTAATGGTGGAAATATTGATATTAACGCTAAGACGATTCTGCTAGATAACTCTCTCTTGTTTGCTCCTACAGGGGGAGTTGGTAATGCAGGCAAAATTTCAGTACAAGCAATAGATTCTCTTAATTTAATAAATAAAAGTTCTATTTTCAGCAGCATCTTATCTACAGCAGTCGGTAATGGTGGAGATATAAATATACTCACTGGAGCATTTTCTTTAGATACTGGTTCTACAATCGTTGCTGCCAATTTAGGCGGTCAAGGCTTGGCAGGTGATATCTCAATTAGCACAGAAAATAATATTGATTTTGCTGGAAAATCATCTATAGCTACATTTACATCAGGACAAGGCAATGCAGGTAAAATCAATCTGCAAGCAGGTGGTAATATCTCTATTACTGATGAAAGTGGCATTGTTGGGAGTGTAGATAAATCAGGAATTGGGAATGGTAGTGATATTGCTATCCAAGCTAAGAATTTCTCTTTAAATGATGGAGGTATTTTGCAAACCAGAACTACAGGAAAAGGTAATGCTGGTAATATCTCTATTAAGACAATAGAAAACTTAAATATTGATAAAGGAATTTTGGCTAATACCACCAACGGTCAAGGAGATGCAGGTAAAATTGCACTGCAAGCAGGAGAAGATATTTACATATTGGGTAATGTAAATAGCTCAGATATTAGTTTAGGTAGCAGCCTATTTAGCGGTGTAGAAGTAAATGGAGTTGGTAAAGGTGGTGATATTGAAATTCAATCTCTTAACCTATTTGCTGACGGTGCAAAATTACTCGCTAATACAGTAGGTCAAGGAAAGTCAGGTAATATTCAAATCAATACTACTAATAATCTTACTTTCAAGAATGGTGCTCAAGCAGTAACATCTACTAGTGGACAAGGAGATGCTGGAAATGTCAAAGTTACCGCAGGTGGTCAAGTGTTATTTGATGGTGTGGATGCCAATGGTTTGAAAAGTGGAATCCAGAGTACCGTAGGGGAAGAAAATTTCTTTTTTGGTACAGGTAAAGGTGGGAATATTGATATAAATGCCCGTGATTTATTGATTACCAATAATGCCCAAGTAAGTTCTAGTAGCTTTGCTGAAGGCAACGCCGGAGACATTTTCATTAATTCTGATTTTGTTCAACTTAACAATAATGGGAAAATTGCTGCCGTTACTAATTCTAAAGATGGTGGCAATATTAACCTTAAAATCTCAGATTTTTTATTATTGCGTCGCAATAGTAGTATCTCCACCACCGCAGGTTTAGCCCAAGCTGGTGGTAATGGCGGTAACATTACCATCAATTCACCCTTCATTGTCGCTGTAGCTAATGAAAACAGCGATATCTCCGCCAATGCTTTTACAGGTAAAGGTGGTAATGTCAACATCAGCACTCAGGCTATCTTTGGTATTGCAGCCCGTCCCCAACAGACAAATCAAAGTGATATCACCGCTAGTTCTGAATTAGGTGTACAAGGACAAATCATCTTCACTCAACCACAAGTTCAAACTCCGCAAAAACTCATTGAACTACCAACAGGATTGGTTGATGCAACTACAAAATTTGCTCAAACTTGTCCTAGAGGCCCGAATGCAAAACCTTTGGGTAGCTTTGTTGTTACTGGACGCGGTAGTTTACCGCCCAATTCCTTTGAACCATTGACGGGTACAACTAGCCTCAGGCCTTTAGCTAGTTTGGATGGGGAAAACGCTGATACTAAGCAGCGGATTGTCGAGACTGACGCACAGATACAGTTAAAGGAAGATGCGGAGAATTCTTCGCAAATTATTGAGGCGCAAGGGTTAGTGAAAACGGCTGACGGTAATATGATGCTGGTTGCCCAAGCACCAACAGCAACACCTGCGGCTACTAGTAGTTCTGCGATGTGTCCCGGATCTGAGTAG
- a CDS encoding filamentous hemagglutinin N-terminal domain-containing protein yields the protein MNQIQNWLQRNCDTKLLVKRLRIKQSAKTCDRTSFQNGCWRILSMITVPPKLILCSLILLSSTPAYSQINPDNTLGAESSLITPNIVINGASADRIDGGAVRGSNLFHSFTQFNINDGQRVYFGNPAGVQNILTRVTGGQGSNILGTLGVNGNANLFLINPNGIVFGQNALLDIRGAFTATTANSLVFPNGVEFSATNPQSPPLLTINVPVGLQFGSQPASITNQAVNGLGVRGSTLALVGGEIILDGGILFAFDGQVKLGSVAENTTVGLDVNNSSLDFNFPENLQRESINLTNSSFILAIGNSEIELLGEEIKLNNSFIFGNNGGSIVIDATQLSLDQKSSIQSATSGAANGGDIQIQASDAVTLANGSSIFSTSNGEGTGGDVTINAGKITINGDGILQNTGLTSAISANTRGAGNGGNLNLNATESVNVNGGAVSVISAGVGKAGNFTVRSKDSVNITDKGILGLSSLSSGSTGNLRIETNTLRVQNTSLEGGITANTSAGSVGSISIQARNAVEVTNGSILTGVQPGSTSQASAGDISIETQRVSLKDGGYISTSTFSSANAGNIFIQADEYVEISGVSPTFINLSGVSSKTGFEATGNGGNVTIQTPRLSLTQGGNISADSTSSGNPGNITIRAKDLELDGFVFVPQEQFIGLDNPTVQAVLSKPLAQETLSRFGGINFISRISSEVNGSNVDVNGATITIDSERLRLSNGANISTSVLLGRGRGGNLVVRATDAIDISGVGPQRIDNSFAPSGLFADLQIGGIGFGGSIDVTTGRLNLSNQGEISASTFNQGNGGNVSINASQIDLAGNSKIVTGVNSKATGNAGNISIKTQLLNVQEESQISSSTFGNGDGGNLTVQADNIILTGSDSELVTGLVTAVDERANGKGGEIDITANRLVVRDNAEISSGSTGNGDAGNVRISANVLEINGQGSGIASFTNVGNGGDIILEISDLLLLRRGGLISTNAGRAQASGDGGNISINSPFIVAVPNENSDISANAFSGKGGNVSLSTQAIFGIEPRPRLTNQSDITASSDLGIQGQIIFTQPQVQPPQKLIELPTGLVDASTKFAQICPNGRNAKPLGSFVITGRGSLPPNALEPLTGTTSLSPLASLDGESFSNISNASPTANLRDTSRIVEAQGFVKTADGKIMLVAEAPTATPAATSSSAVCPGS from the coding sequence ATGAATCAGATACAGAACTGGCTCCAACGTAATTGTGATACTAAGTTGCTAGTGAAAAGACTTAGAATAAAGCAGTCTGCAAAAACTTGCGATCGCACTTCTTTTCAAAATGGCTGTTGGCGAATATTATCAATGATCACTGTGCCACCAAAGCTCATATTATGCAGCCTCATTCTGCTGAGTAGCACCCCAGCCTACAGCCAAATCAATCCCGATAATACTTTAGGCGCAGAAAGTTCTCTCATTACACCCAACATTGTAATTAATGGTGCAAGTGCAGACAGAATTGATGGTGGTGCTGTACGTGGTAGCAATCTGTTTCATAGTTTTACTCAGTTTAATATTAATGATGGGCAAAGAGTGTATTTTGGCAACCCTGCCGGTGTGCAAAATATTCTCACGCGGGTGACAGGTGGACAAGGCTCGAATATTCTTGGCACATTGGGAGTTAATGGTAATGCCAATTTATTTTTAATTAATCCCAATGGCATTGTATTTGGGCAAAATGCCCTGTTAGATATTCGGGGAGCATTTACAGCAACTACAGCAAATAGTTTAGTCTTTCCCAATGGAGTTGAATTTAGCGCCACAAATCCCCAATCACCACCTTTATTAACTATCAATGTACCAGTCGGTTTACAGTTTGGTTCTCAACCTGCCAGTATTACTAATCAAGCTGTTAACGGTTTAGGTGTTAGGGGTAGCACCCTAGCATTAGTAGGCGGTGAAATTATCTTGGATGGAGGTATATTATTTGCCTTCGATGGACAAGTGAAACTAGGATCTGTGGCAGAAAATACAACAGTTGGATTGGATGTTAATAACTCATCTTTAGATTTCAATTTCCCAGAAAATTTACAACGAGAATCTATCAACTTAACGAATAGTAGCTTCATCCTGGCAATTGGCAATAGTGAAATTGAACTATTAGGGGAGGAAATTAAGCTCAACAATTCGTTTATTTTTGGGAACAATGGCGGCTCAATTGTGATTGATGCAACGCAACTCAGTTTGGATCAAAAGTCTTCAATTCAGAGCGCTACTTCTGGTGCAGCGAACGGGGGTGATATTCAAATTCAAGCCAGCGATGCAGTTACTCTTGCTAACGGTAGCTCGATTTTCTCTACTAGCAATGGTGAGGGTACGGGTGGCGATGTTACTATCAATGCTGGAAAAATCACAATCAACGGAGATGGAATCTTACAAAATACTGGTCTTACCAGTGCTATCTCAGCAAATACCCGTGGTGCAGGTAATGGAGGAAACCTGAACCTTAATGCTACTGAGTCTGTTAATGTCAATGGTGGCGCTGTCTCTGTTATATCTGCGGGTGTAGGTAAAGCAGGAAACTTCACTGTCCGGTCAAAAGATTCTGTAAATATAACCGATAAAGGTATTTTAGGACTTTCTAGCTTGAGTTCAGGTTCAACAGGTAACCTGCGAATTGAAACTAACACTTTGCGAGTTCAAAATACCTCATTAGAAGGAGGAATCACAGCAAATACTAGTGCTGGAAGTGTGGGTTCTATTTCTATTCAAGCTAGGAATGCAGTTGAGGTGACTAATGGCAGCATCCTTACAGGTGTTCAACCCGGAAGTACATCTCAAGCAAGTGCGGGGGATATTAGCATTGAAACCCAGCGAGTCAGTCTCAAAGATGGGGGCTATATTAGTACAAGCACTTTTAGCAGCGCGAATGCAGGTAACATTTTTATCCAAGCCGATGAGTATGTAGAGATTAGTGGTGTTTCGCCAACATTTATAAACTTAAGCGGTGTATCAAGTAAAACAGGTTTTGAGGCAACGGGGAATGGAGGTAATGTCACGATACAAACACCCAGACTCAGCCTAACTCAAGGGGGAAATATCAGCGCTGATTCTACAAGCAGTGGTAATCCTGGAAATATTACTATCCGCGCCAAAGATTTAGAACTAGATGGGTTTGTTTTCGTACCTCAAGAACAGTTTATTGGACTAGATAACCCTACTGTGCAAGCAGTTTTGTCTAAGCCGTTAGCACAAGAAACTCTATCTCGCTTCGGTGGTATCAACTTTATCAGTAGAATTTCCTCTGAGGTTAATGGAAGCAATGTAGATGTAAATGGTGCCACGATAACTATTGACTCAGAAAGGTTGCGCTTGAGTAATGGTGCAAACATATCAACTTCAGTACTTCTGGGACGAGGACGAGGAGGTAATTTGGTGGTTCGTGCCACTGATGCTATTGATATTTCTGGGGTTGGCCCCCAACGAATTGATAATTCTTTTGCACCATCAGGTTTATTTGCCGACTTGCAAATTGGAGGAATTGGTTTTGGGGGAAGTATTGATGTGACAACAGGACGCTTAAACCTCAGCAATCAAGGAGAAATTTCTGCTAGCACATTCAATCAAGGTAATGGGGGCAATGTGTCGATTAATGCTAGTCAAATTGATTTAGCAGGAAATAGCAAAATTGTAACTGGAGTTAACAGCAAAGCTACAGGTAACGCAGGCAATATCAGCATTAAAACTCAACTATTAAATGTACAAGAAGAATCGCAAATCTCATCGTCAACTTTTGGTAATGGAGATGGGGGTAATTTAACGGTACAAGCTGATAACATTATCCTGACAGGTTCAGACAGCGAGTTGGTAACAGGCTTAGTAACAGCTGTTGACGAAAGGGCTAATGGTAAAGGTGGCGAAATAGATATTACTGCAAATCGCCTTGTTGTCCGTGATAATGCTGAAATTTCTTCCGGCAGTACAGGTAATGGTGATGCCGGAAACGTGAGAATTAGTGCTAATGTTTTAGAAATTAATGGTCAAGGAAGTGGGATAGCATCTTTCACCAATGTGGGTAATGGTGGAGACATCATTCTCGAAATCAGTGATTTATTACTGTTGCGCCGTGGCGGTTTAATTTCTACCAATGCAGGTAGGGCACAAGCTAGCGGCGATGGCGGTAATATTAGCATCAATTCACCTTTTATTGTCGCTGTACCTAATGAGAACAGCGATATTAGCGCTAATGCCTTCTCTGGTAAAGGTGGTAATGTTAGCCTCAGCACTCAGGCTATCTTTGGTATCGAACCTCGTCCGCGACTAACAAATCAAAGCGATATCACTGCAAGTTCAGACTTAGGCATACAGGGACAAATCATCTTCACTCAACCACAAGTCCAACCGCCACAAAAACTCATCGAACTGCCAACAGGATTAGTTGACGCTAGTACAAAATTTGCCCAAATTTGCCCCAACGGACGCAATGCTAAACCCTTGGGTAGCTTTGTCATTACTGGACGTGGTAGTTTACCACCTAATGCCTTGGAACCATTAACAGGTACAACTAGCCTCAGTCCCTTAGCTAGTTTGGATGGGGAAAGCTTCAGCAATATATCGAATGCATCCCCAACAGCGAATCTGCGGGATACTTCGCGAATTGTTGAGGCGCAGGGTTTCGTGAAAACTGCTGACGGTAAAATTATGTTGGTTGCTGAAGCGCCAACAGCAACACCTGCGGCTACGAGTAGTTCTGCTGTATGTCCAGGATCTTAA
- a CDS encoding filamentous hemagglutinin N-terminal domain-containing protein, with amino-acid sequence MNHIQNWLQCNSDTKLLAKRHKIKKSPKLCDRTSFENGFWRILAMITVQPQIILCSLILLSSTPAYSQINPDNTLGAESSRVTPNVLINGANADRIDGGAVRGSNLFHSFTQFNINDGQRVYFGNPAGVQNILTRVTGGQASNILGTLGVDGIANLFLINPNGILFGKNGSLDVRGSFVGTTANAVQFGNQGIFSATNPQAAPLLTINPSALLFNQINPNAAIQNNSIAPAGIDPTGFFDVLGLRVPDGKSLLLVGGNVSMDGGQLNAYGGRVELGGLAAPGNINLVFNGDNLSLKIPENVARADVSLTNQAFVYVEGAGGGNIAINARNLEILGGSQLSAGIGEGLGTPATVAGDISLNATGEIKIVGSGSQIYNLVRRNSKGNGGNITIDSGSFSLRDGAALQAYTIGMGNSGSIIINSKDTVVLDGSSLIFTSAEKNAMGNSGNIYITTDSFYATNLGRLIARTNGKGDAGSVTINAPKTVQIQDSDPITGISSGLFSLTNGTGKAGNINISTEQLLIADGGAIAARTVGEGKGGNIKISTKQLLVRNLSGIAAYTYGTGDAGNISIDTGSLSVVNSQIGSITLGKGNAGNLTVRANDSVEVRGKITQVGSNIENPAGLFAQVNVTGEGRGGNLTIETKRLSVSNSGKVQVATFGQGDAGNLLIRATDVEVFDTPVDSLFATGINAGIEIDTDQQVVPPKGKGGTLTIETERLSVRSGGTVSVATSGEGDAGRLLIRASDSVEVMGTSPNGKFKSQITAAVTPDGTGRGGNLQIETGKMIIRDGAEVTVSSLGTGVAGNLDIQARSISLNNQGSISAITNSGNGGDINLNLQELLLLRRNSQISTNAGTAEKGGDGGNINLNSKFIVAVPNENSDISANAFTGKGGNVSIGTQAIFGIEPRPKPTNQSDITASSDLGLQGQITITQPQVQPPQKLIELPTGLVDATTKFAQICPRDRNAKPLGSFVVTGRGSLPPNSFEPLTGTTSLNPLASLDGENANTKQRIVKTDAQMQVYEGSSSQIVEAQGVVKTADGKMMLVTEAPTATPAATSSSAMCPGS; translated from the coding sequence ATGAATCACATACAGAACTGGCTCCAATGTAATAGTGATACTAAGTTGCTAGCGAAACGACATAAAATCAAAAAATCGCCAAAACTTTGCGATCGCACTTCCTTTGAAAATGGCTTTTGGCGAATACTCGCAATGATCACTGTGCAACCACAGATCATATTATGCAGCCTCATTCTGCTGAGTAGCACCCCAGCCTACAGCCAAATCAACCCCGATAATACTTTAGGCGCAGAAAGTTCTCGGGTCACACCCAATGTTTTAATTAATGGTGCAAACGCAGACCGAATTGACGGCGGCGCTGTACGTGGTAGCAATCTGTTTCACAGTTTTACACAGTTTAATATTAATGATGGGCAACGAGTGTATTTTGGCAACCCTGCTGGCGTGCAAAATATTCTCACGCGGGTGACAGGTGGACAAGCTTCAAATATTCTCGGCACATTGGGAGTTGATGGCATTGCCAATTTGTTTTTAATTAATCCCAATGGCATTTTATTTGGCAAGAATGGCAGTTTAGATGTGCGCGGTTCGTTTGTGGGAACTACTGCCAATGCTGTGCAATTTGGTAATCAAGGAATTTTTAGCGCCACAAATCCCCAAGCAGCACCTTTGTTGACCATTAATCCTTCAGCGTTATTGTTTAATCAGATTAATCCAAACGCAGCAATTCAAAATAATTCAATTGCACCAGCAGGTATAGATCCCACAGGCTTTTTTGATGTCTTAGGCTTACGAGTACCAGATGGAAAGAGTTTGCTGTTAGTGGGTGGTAATGTCAGCATGGATGGCGGACAATTAAATGCTTATGGCGGGAGAGTTGAGCTAGGAGGATTAGCAGCACCTGGAAATATCAATCTTGTTTTTAATGGCGATAATCTCAGCTTGAAAATTCCTGAGAATGTGGCTCGTGCAGATGTATCGCTAACTAATCAAGCATTTGTGTATGTAGAAGGTGCTGGAGGCGGTAATATTGCAATCAATGCCCGTAACTTAGAGATTTTGGGAGGAAGTCAGCTATCTGCTGGTATTGGGGAAGGTTTGGGAACACCTGCGACTGTTGCTGGGGATATTTCGCTTAATGCTACCGGAGAAATCAAAATTGTAGGTTCTGGAAGCCAAATTTATAATTTAGTGCGCCGAAATTCAAAAGGCAATGGGGGTAACATAACCATCGATTCTGGTTCATTTTCATTACGAGATGGCGCTGCACTGCAAGCATACACCATTGGTATGGGAAATAGCGGTAGTATAATTATTAATAGCAAAGATACTGTTGTTCTTGATGGATCAAGTCTCATTTTTACTAGCGCTGAAAAGAATGCAATGGGCAACAGTGGAAATATTTACATCACTACAGACTCTTTTTATGCCACCAATCTTGGTCGATTGATTGCTAGGACTAACGGTAAAGGCGATGCTGGCAGTGTGACAATCAATGCTCCCAAAACTGTACAAATCCAGGATTCTGATCCTATTACTGGTATCTCCAGTGGTTTGTTTAGTCTAACTAACGGAACTGGTAAGGCTGGAAATATAAATATTAGTACTGAGCAATTATTAATCGCGGATGGAGGTGCAATTGCAGCTAGAACCGTTGGTGAAGGAAAGGGAGGAAATATCAAGATTAGCACCAAACAGTTACTAGTTCGCAATCTCAGCGGCATCGCAGCATACACTTATGGTACAGGAGACGCAGGAAACATATCTATTGACACTGGAAGCTTGAGTGTCGTTAATAGTCAAATTGGCAGCATTACCCTAGGGAAAGGAAACGCAGGAAATTTGACCGTTCGTGCTAATGACTCAGTTGAAGTCAGGGGAAAAATTACACAGGTGGGTTCAAATATTGAAAATCCTGCTGGTTTGTTCGCTCAAGTCAACGTCACAGGTGAGGGTCGTGGCGGAAACTTGACCATTGAAACAAAACGCTTGAGTGTCAGTAATAGCGGAAAAGTACAAGTGGCTACCTTCGGCCAAGGCGATGCTGGTAATCTATTGATTCGTGCTACCGACGTTGAAGTATTTGATACACCTGTTGATAGCCTCTTTGCTACAGGTATAAATGCAGGTATTGAAATAGACACTGATCAACAAGTGGTTCCACCCAAAGGTAAGGGTGGGACTTTAACTATTGAGACTGAACGCTTGAGTGTGAGAAGTGGCGGAACAGTCTCAGTTGCTACATCTGGAGAGGGTGATGCAGGTCGATTGCTAATTCGTGCATCCGATTCTGTGGAAGTTATGGGCACATCCCCAAATGGTAAATTTAAGAGCCAAATTACTGCTGCGGTAACTCCCGATGGTACAGGTCGCGGGGGCAATTTGCAGATAGAAACTGGGAAAATGATTATCCGAGATGGCGCTGAAGTAACTGTCAGTAGCCTCGGCACAGGAGTTGCAGGTAATCTTGATATCCAAGCTCGTTCTATTAGTTTAAACAACCAAGGCTCGATCAGTGCCATAACCAACTCAGGAAATGGTGGTGACATTAATTTAAACTTGCAAGAGTTACTCTTACTCCGCCGTAACAGTCAAATCTCCACTAACGCAGGTACAGCCGAAAAAGGTGGCGATGGCGGTAACATCAACCTCAACTCAAAATTTATCGTCGCTGTACCCAACGAAAATAGCGATATCTCTGCCAATGCTTTTACTGGTAAAGGTGGTAATGTGAGCATCGGTACTCAGGCTATCTTTGGTATCGAACCCCGTCCCAAGCCTACAAATCAAAGCGATATCACTGCAAGTTCTGATTTAGGTCTACAGGGACAAATCACTATCACTCAACCACAAGTTCAACCACCACAAAAACTTATCGAACTACCGACAGGATTGGTTGATGCAACTACAAAATTTGCCCAAATTTGTCCTAGAGACCGCAATGCAAAACCTTTGGGTAGCTTTGTTGTTACTGGACGCGGTAGTTTACCGCCCAATTCCTTTGAACCATTAACAGGTACAACTAGCCTCAATCCCTTAGCTAGTTTGGATGGGGAAAACGCTAATACTAAGCAGCGAATTGTGAAGACTGACGCACAGATGCAAGTATATGAGGGTAGTTCTTCTCAAATTGTTGAGGCGCAAGGTGTAGTGAAAACTGCTGACGGTAAGATGATGCTGGTTACCGAAGCGCCAACAGCAACACCTGCGGCGACGAGTAGTTCTGCTATGTGTCCCGGATCTTAA